The Paraburkholderia caffeinilytica genome segment GGCGCTCATCGCTGTGGTGTCCGTGTGGCAGAGCCGCCGCGTGCCGCCGATCAAGCTTCAACGCAAGCTCGAGCCGGTGATTCACGCGGATTGATTTTTTAGCCTTACCGTTTTACTGACAGATCATGGAAGAACAGGACCGCGTCGCCGTCATGCAGCAATTCGGCCGCACTTATCGGGCGTTCATGTCGGCGTTCGAGGCCCAGGTGGGCCACCCGTTGCCGCGCTGGCGCATTCTGCTCGCGCTGCACGAACAGGACGGCGAATCGTCGCAGAAGCGGCTGGTCGAGCGCTTGCGCGTCGATCCGGGCGCGCTGACGCGGCAGTTGAAAACGCTGGAGGGTTTAGGCTGGATTGCTCGCAGCATGGACGCGCGCGACAACCGCGTGACCAACGTGCGGTTGACCGAAGCGGGGCAATCAGCGACCGAAGCCAGCCTGCCGCGCCGCAACGCATTTTTGCACGACACGATGGCGGCATTGCCGGACGAAGCGCTGAGCGCATTGTCGGGGGCGTTGAAAATGCTGGAAGTGCGGATCGGCGAAGTCGTGGCCGCAGCCGCTTCCCAGGTGCCCGACACGGCAGAGGCCGACCCGGCTCGCCAGGCTTAAGCCCGGTTCATCATGCCGGCGATTGCCGGAGCGCCCTGCGCGGAACCATTCAAACTTCGGCATGCGCCAAGACGCGCGCAGCGGCCAGAATTCGACGGAGATCGAGCAAGCCTATCAAGTGGGAAGGCCGCAACAAACGGCGCGCCACCTCGCGGTGAAGCGCGCCGTTTGCGTCAAGATCAGAAGAACGTTTCGATCACTTCGGTGACGCGATACGACGGATCGACCACCAGCACCTGGCGCCACTTGTCGAACGTCAGGCACGGATGCGAGATGTCGAACGCGATCATGTCGCCCACCTTCAGATCGGCGCCCACGGGAATCCGCAGATACGCGTGCTGATCCATCAAGCCGAAAATCTCCCAGCCTTCGCTTGCGGCGATGTCGCGCGGCGCTTCGGTGCCCGGACGATAGTGGCGCGACGGCTCCGGCATACCTGCGTCGAAAGCGGAATCGCGTTTTCCGAGGCCGATGATCGCGCGATCCGGTTCTGGAATCGATTGCACATACGCCCACAGTTGCAGCGCCGGAAGCAAGCCTTCGCCCATTTTTTTCGCGACCGGATTGCGCGCGAAGATGTCCGTCTGCGCCTTGCGGTAGATGCCGACGTCATGCGTCAGATAGCAGCCCGGTCGAAGCACGACCTCGACCTTGCCGGCCTCCGAGGCCTTCGCGAATTCTTCCGCGACCACGTCGTACCAGGCCGAGCCGGCGCCTGACAGAACGGCCGGCGTGCGGGCAAAACGTCCTTCATCGACAAGCGTGCGCGTCACAGCGACGGCGCTCTGCAGGAACTCGCGTACTTCGTGCTCTTCTTTCAGCACCCCTTCATACAGCTCGACACCCGCCAGCTTCAAAATATCCGGATAGCGCGCGATCGCCTCGAGCACCGCGTTGCGCTGCGCGTCGTCGCGCACGCCGGTGCGGCCGCCCGGCACACCGAGCTCGAGCAACACTTGCAGCGGCTTGCGTACCGACGTGAAAAACTGACCCAGCTGCTCGACGCCTTCGGCCGAATCGACGAGGCAGAAGAACTCGAAATCAGGGTCGCTCAGCAACTCGGCGATCATCATCATGTTGCGGCGGCCAACCAGCTGGTTGGCCATCAGGATCCGCGAAACACCGCCGTGATAGGCCGCGCGCACCTGATGCGCGGTGGCGAGCGTGAGACCCCATGCGCCGGTTTCGAGCTGGCGGCGAAACAGTTGCGGCGCCATGGTGGTTTTGCCGTGCGGCGCGAGCTTGACGCCGTATTCCGCGACGAACGCCTGCATCCACTTCAGGTTGTGTTCCACACGATCCGCGTACAGCACGGCGGCAGGCAGGCTCACGTCTTCATTCAGCAGGTTCCACTCGAGGCGCGCGGCATCCGTGAGTTGGATACTGGTGCCCGGAACCATGCCCAAGCCCTTGCTATAAGGATCAATCGTTGCGCCCTGATAGTTTGTAACTTTCATGTCTCCCAGCTCCATCGTCCAGTTAAATTGAATCAAAGTTGACTTTACCATGTTACAGAAAGTACGATGGTCGAAGAAATGTTATTTAGTACCACGGCTCGCACAGCGGCTCACATGAGCGATTGCGCGGTGTCTTACGATCTGCAATGAACTCTACCGCCGAACCGCTGGCCTTCGATATCGTCGCGCGCATCGCCGAGTGCGCGCCGGAACTGCGTTCGGCCGAACGCAAGGTTGCGGCGCTGATTCTCGACGATCTGACTGGCGCGTCGCGCGCCAGCATTGGCGCGCTCGCCCAGCAGGCGGAGGTGAGCGTCGCGACCGTAACGCGCTTTGCCAAGGCGGTCGGTTGCCGTGACGTACGGGAATTGAAGCTGCGGCTCGCGCAGGCGGCCGCGGTCGGTCAGCGCTTCCTGCAGGCGGCCGGACCCACCGACGCGCCCGAGCCGATCGCCACCCGCGTATTCGACGAGCTGCAGACCGCGCTTGCGCATAACCATCAACTGCTGCGGCAGGCGCCGTTGGACGAAGCGGCGGCCGCGTTGCGCGCCGCGCGGATGATCTACGTGTTCGGCATGGGCGGCGGCTCGACCGCGCTCGCCGACGAGATGCGCTTCAGGCTCGTGCGCCTCGGCCGGCCGGTTGCGACCTATCAGGACGGCTTGTTGCAGCGCATGGTGGCGAGCACCGTGTCGCGCGAGTGCGTGGTGATCGCGCTGTCCACCACCGGGCGCGTGCCCGAGATGGTCGAGAACTGCAAGATCGCGCACAGCTACGGCGCGACCGTGATCGCCCTGACCGCGCCGGCTTCGCCGCTGGCCAAACTGGCCGATTGGGTGATTCCGATCGTCGCCTTTGAAACGGATTTCATTTACAAACCGTCGTCGTCGCGCTACGCGATGATGATGGCGCTCGATGTGCTCGTCACCGAACTTGCCGTCAGCCAGAGTGACGAGAGCCGCGAATTGCTGCGCCGCATGAAGCACGCGCTCGACGCGCACCGCGGTGGTGGCGATCGACAACCGTTAGGAGACTGATCCATGCATTCGCATCCCGAAGCCGCCGATACGCTGATCGTCGGCGCGCAACTGTACGACGGCACGGGCGCGCCGCCGGTCGAACGCGACGTAGCGATCCGCGACGGCCGCATCGCTGCAATCGGCAATCTGTCGAACTGGCTTGCTGAAGAAGTGATCGAAGCCAACGGCCGCGCGTTGGCGCCGGGCTTCATCGACGTTCATACGCATGACGACACGCATGTGATCCAGTCGCCGCAAATGTTGCCGAAGATCACCCAGGGCGTCACGACAGTGATCGTCGGCAATTGTGGGATCAGCGCGGCGCCGGTGTCGTTGAAGGGCGATCCGCCTGATCCGATGAATCTGCTTGGCGAGCGCGACGCGTTCCAGTACCCGACTTTCGCTGCGTACGTCGAAGCGGTGAACGCCGCGCGTCCGGCGGTGAATGTCGGCGCGCTGATCGGGCACACGGCACTGCGCAGCAATCAGATGGACCGGCTCGATCGCGCGGCGACCGCGGCGGAAATCGACGGAATGCGCACGCAACTCGAAGAGGCGTTGTCGAATGGCGCGTTGGGTTTGAGTTCGGGACTCGCATACGGCTCCGCGTTCTCCGCGCCGACCGAAGAAGTGATGGCGCTGGCCGAACCGCTTGCCGCCGCCGGCGCGTTGTACACGACGCACATGCGCACCGAGTTCGACGCGATTCTCGACGCGATGGACGAAGCGTATCGGGTGGGCCGTCATGCGCATGTGCCGGTGGTCATTTCGCATCTGAAGTGCGCGGGGCCGTCGAACTGGGGGCGCAGTGTCGAGGTGCTGGAGTCGCTGGAAGGCGCACGTCGTCTGCAGCCGATCGGTTGCGACTGCTATCCGTACAACCGCAGTTCGTCGACGCTCGACGTGAAGCAGGTGACGGGCGACATCGACATTACGATCACGTGGTCCGAGCCGCATCCCGAGATGGCGGGCAAGCTGATCAAGGACATTGCCGCCGAGTGGCGTGTCACGCAGCAGGAGGCGGGCAAGCGTCTGCAGCCTGCGGGAGCGGTGTATCACAACATGTCCGAGGACGACGTGCGGCGCATTCTGTCGCATCCCGCGACGATGGTCGGCTCGGATGGTTTGCCGAACGATCCGCTGCCGCATCCGCGGTTATGGGGCGCGTTTCCGCGTGTGCTCGGCCACTACGCGCGCGATGCGAATCTGTTGCCGCTCGAAGAGGCGGTGCGCAAGATGACCAGCTTGTCGGCGCACCGGTTCGGTTTGGCGCAGCGAGGCGAGGTGCATATCGGTTATCACGCGGATCTGGTGTTGTTCGACCCGGCCAGGGTTCGGGACGCGGCGACGTTCGAGAATCCGCAACAGGCGGCCGACGGCATCGACGCGGTGTGGGTGAACGGCGTGTTGACCTACCGCGATGGCGCCGTGACCGGCGAGCGGGCAGGGCATTTCGTGGCACGCGGTGCGGCGTCGAAGGGTGATGCGCACGGCGCGTTTTGATTTCTTGTTTTCTGATTGATGTGGCAGGCGGTTGTGGCATTGCTCGCGCCGCGTGCCGGACTTTTTAAGGAGTTGGATGATGAAGCGATATGGCGTTGAAGGCGGCAAGGGTACCGGTGGTCAACATATGCCGTTTGCTCGGGCTGTCGAAGCGGATGGCTGGTTGTTCGTTTCCGGGCAGACGCCGATGGAAAACGGCGAGGTGATCAACGGCGGTATCGTTGAGCAATCGCACAAGGCGATTCAGAACGTCTTCGCTATCTTGAAGGAAGCCGGCTACGGGGCGGAGCATGTTGTTCGCTGTGGCGTGTGGCTCGACGATCCGCGTGATTTCGCTTCGTTCAACAAGGTGTTCCGGGAGTACTTCGGCGAGAATCCGCCGGCTCGGGCTTGCGTGGTTTCTTCGATGGTGATCGATTGCCGGGTCGAGGTTGATTGCGTGGCTTATAAGAAGCCTTCGGCGTAAAGTTTTCCGGTTCGCCGCAGGCGCTGTTTGATGCCTGCGGCGAAAAAACACGCTGCTATTTATTGACGCGCCAGCCGCATATTGTCCGGCATGGGCAAATTGTAGTTAGTGCGGAACGGATTGATATCCAATCCACCGCGCCGCGTGTACCGCGCATAAACCGCCAGCTTGACCGGCTTACAGGCCTTCATCACATCGATAAAAATCCTCTCGACACACTGCTCGTGAAACCCGGTGTGATTCCGATAGGAAATGATGTACCTCAGCAAGCCCGCATGATCGATCTGCGGCCCAACGTAATGAATCTGCACGCTGCCCCAGTCAGGCTGTCCGGTCACCGGACAATTCGACTTCAGCAAATTGGAGAACAACGTCTCCTCAACCGGCGCTTCGTCAAGCGCTGCCTTGAGCAACGAAGCATCCGGCTGATAGACATCGGCATCCAGATCGAGCCGATCCAGCGACAAACCCTCAAACTCTTCCATCTGCAGCTTGCCGAACTCGTGCGGCGCAGCCAGGTGAACAGACACCGTCGCGCCGCAAGAAGCGGAAACATCGCGCTTGATCGTGTCACGCACCATGTCCATCGACTCGAACGACGTCTGCGCAAATGAGCCCAGGTAAAGCTTGAACGACTTCGACTCGACGATATTCGGCGAATCGGCCGGCACGAAGAAAGTCGCCACCGCAATCTGCGGCTTGCCGCGCGCATTCAACCAGGAAAGCTCGTAGGCATTCCAGATGTCCGTGCCGAAAAACGGCAACTGCGCGCCAATCCCAATCGCTTCGCGGGCATTCTTCCGGGCAATCGGAAAGAGCAGCGAAGCGTCATAGTGTTCGGTGTAAGCGGAAGCCTTACCCAGCGGTGATTGTTCGGGTGTCATGATGCGTTCACGATGCCACTCAGCACGTGCCCCGTCGCCGTCACGACGCGGGCCGATTCGCAATGGCCAATTTGGTCGTCGAAGAAAAAGTCCGGCTCGAACTCGCGCAAAAACGCGCTCTTGTCGAGGCCGCCGAGGAACATCGCTTCGTCGATTTCGATGTTCCACGCCATTAATGTGCGGATTGCGCGCTCATGCGCCGGGGCCGAGCGGGCCGTCACCAAGGCCGTACGAATATGCATCGGTGCGGCTTCGTCCGCGAGTTTCTGCAGCCGGTGCAGTGCTTCGAGCAACGGCTTCAAAGGCCCATCCGCGAGCGGCAAATCCTTGTTGTGAATCTCGTGGCCGACGAACGCCCGCAGGCCATCTTTCTGAAACACGCGCTCGGCTTCGTCGGAAAACAGCACGGCGTCGCCGTCGAAGGCAATCCGGATCTCGTCCGGATACTTGCTCGCCATTTTCGCCGATTCGGGCAAGACGCGCGCGGCCGGAAATCCGGCGGCCAACGCGTCGCGCACGTCGTCCTGATTCGCGGACAAAAACAGCGAGGCGTTCAAGGGCTTCAGATAGCCGAATGGCGCGCGCCCACGCGTAAACACGCCACGCTCGATCGCCAGTCCGTACTCCCTGCACGAATGGAACGCGCGCAACCCGCTGATCGGATCGCTGCGCGACAGAATCACCACTTCGACTCGATGACCGCCGGCATTCAAGGCGAGCAGCTTGCGGATCAGCGGAAACGCGACACCCGGCTTGGCGGGCACGGCCAGCCGCTCGCGCTGCAACGCTTCATACGCCTGCAGGTTGCCTTTCTCGTACACGCAGTTCTCTTCCTCGAAGTCGAACAGCGCGCGCGACGAGATTGCCACCACCAGTTTGTCGACAAGCGAAAGAGCCATCTGCGCGTTTCAGTCCTGAGAGTTCAAGCGAGGAACAAGCGATAAACAGGGTTCTGCGTCTCTTCCCAGTACGGATACCCAAGCGTCGCGAGAAAGCGGTCGAACTCGCTGTTCTCGCTCTCCGGCACCTGGATGCCGACCAGAATCGAGCTGTAGTCCGCGCCCTGGTTGCGGTAGTGGAACAGGCTGATATTCCAGTTCGGCGCCATCGACGACAGAAACTTCATCAGCGCGCCCGGCCGCTCGGGAAACTCGAAACGGAACAGCCGTTCGTCGTGCGCCAGCGGCGAGCGGCCGCCGACCATGTAGCGGATGTGCTGCTTCGACAGTTCATCGAAGGTCAGATCGACGGTGGCAAAGCCGTGTGCTTCGAATGCGCCCGCGATCTGCGCCGATTCGCTGCGGTTGCGGATCTGCACGCCGACGAAGATATGCGCTGAATTCGCGTCCGCGATGCGGTAGTTGAACTCGGTGACGCTGCGCGTGCCGACCAGTTCGCAGAAGCGGCGGAAACTGCCGCGCTCTTCCGGAATCGTCACGGCGAACACCGCTTCACGCGCTTCCCCGACTTCGGCGCGCTCCGCCACGAAACGCATGCGGTCGAAGTTCATGTTCGCGCCGGACGTGATCGCAATCAGCGTCTGGTTCTCGATGCCTTCGCGCTCGGCATACTGTTTGGCGCCGGCCACGGCCAGCGCGCCCGCGGGTTCCAGCACGCTGCGGGTGTCCTGGAACACGTCCTTGATCGCGGCGCACAGCGCGTCGGTGTTCACGAGCAGCACGTCGTCGAGATATTCGCGGCACAGGCGGAAGGTTTCTTCGCCCACGAGCTTCACCGCGGTGCCATCCGAGAACAGCCCGACTTCGTTTAGCGTGACCCGTTCGCCTGCCTGTAAAGAAGCGGCCATCGCGCACGAGTCGTCGGTCTGTACGCCGATCACCCGGATCTCCGGGCGCACCGATTTCACGTACGCGGCCACGCCCGCGGCCAGCCCACCGCCGCCGATCGGCACGAAGATCGCGTGGATCGGGCCCTGGTGCTGGCTGAGAATTTCCATCGCGACCGTGCCCTGGCCGGCGATCACGTACGGATCGTCGAACGGGTGAACGAACGTCAGGCCGCGCTCTTCCTGCAGCTTCACTGCGTGCCCGTACGCGTCGCTATAGGACTCGCCGAACTGCACCACCTCGACCGTCGCTCCGCCATGCGCGCGCACGGCGTCGACCTTCACCTGCGGGGTCGTCACCGGCACCACGATGATCGCCTTCACGCCCATGCGGGCCGCCGACAGCGCCACACCCTGCGCATGATTGCCCGCCGACGCGGTGATCACACCCCGCTCCAGCGCATCCGCCGGAATATGCGCCATCTTGTTGTACGCGCCGCGCACCTTGAACGAGAACACCGGCTGGTTGTCCTCGCGCTTCAGATAAACCCGGTTGGAGAGCCGTGCCGACAGATTCGGCGCGCGTTCGAGTTCGGTCTCGCGGGCCACGTCGTAGACGCGCGCGGTCAGGGTTTTCTTCAGGTAGTCGTGGGAAGCCATGCGGGTGGCGCGGTGCGCGTTGTGAGACGGGAAAGGATCAATGATAGCGCCAACGGTGTGCACGCTGGACCTCGGTGAACCTTCGGCGTGCCCCGGGTGTCGCCCGCGAAGGCCCGCCCGACCGTTCGGTCGGAAAATTCTTCGCATGGACTGGCGGACGCTGTTCAAGCCGAAAACATCCAAAGTCCCGCCGCAGCCCCGATTTCAGGCGTCAACGCGCCGCTGGATCATGGGGTAGAATTCCATTTTGGAATAAGGATCGGAAGATGCACTGGCAGCCTCGGATCGCCCATTTGATGCCCGTCCCGCGTGAGTCTTGCCCCGCGGCGGAGCGTCACGTCCGTCACGCACGATCGTGTAGCTGTCTCTGAGCGCCGTGAAGCGACCGATGTGGGTAGGCCGTCGGTTGCGCTTCGCTCCCCAAGAAGATTTCCAGCATTGCGCTCCACGCGCACCGTCCGCCGACGCCTCACCCGTGAGCGCGCCTGGTTGACCCACCGAGTCGTCCGAACATGAACGCACCTCAAGTTTTCGATCCGCACGGCGCTGCCGTTGCGGTGGCCGCCGATCCCGAAGCGCGTCTGCGCGAAATTCCCTATAACTACACGTCGTTTTCCGATCGCGAAATCGTCATCCGTCTGCTCGGCGACGAAGCCTGGGCGGCGTTGGCCGAACTGCGCGCGGAACGCCGCACCGGCCGCTCGGCGCGGATGCTGTACGAAGTGCTCGGCGACATCTGGGTCGTGCGCCGCAATCCTTACCTGCAAGACGACCTGCTCGACAATCCGAAGCGCCGCGCGCTGCTGATCGAGGCGCTGCATCACCGTCTGAGCGAGATCGAGAAGCGCCGCCGCGCCGATCTGGTCGAGCATGGCGATGAAGCGGGCGTCGATCGGGCCGCTCGCGTGGAGACGCTGGTGGCGGCCGCGCGCCGCGCCGTCGACGATTTCGAGAGCGAATTCCAGAAGACCTTCGATCTGCGCCGTCGCGCGAACAAGGTGCTGGGCCGCGTCACGGAAAAGGACAACATCAAGTTCGACGGCTTGTCCCGCGTTTCGCACGTGACCGACGCGACCGACTGGCGCGTCGAGTACCCGTTCGTCGTGCTGACGCCGGATACCGAAGCCGAGATCGCCGGCATGATCAAGGCGTGTTTCGAGCTCGGTCTGACCGTGATTCCGCGCGGAGGCGGCACGGGCTATACGGGCGGCGCGGTGCCGCTCACGCCGTTCTCGGCCGTCATCAACACCGAAAAGCTCGAACAGCTGGGCGCCGTCGAGTTGACCGAACTGCCGGGCGTCGACCGCAAGGTGCCGACGATCTTCTCCGGCGCGGGCGTGGTGACGCGCCGCGTGACCGAAGCGGCGGAACAGGCCGGCTATGTGTTCGCAGTCGACCCGACCTCGCTGGACGCATCCTGTGTCGGCGGCAACGTCGCGATGAACGCGGGCGGCAAGAAGGCCGTGCTGTGGGGCACGGCGCTCGACAACCTCGCCTGGTGGCGGATGGTCGACCCGGAAGGGAACTGGCTCGAAGTCACGCGTCTGGATCACAACCTCGGCAAGATTCACGACATCGAAGTCGCGCGTTTCGAGCTGAAGTGGTTCGACGGCAGCCACGCGCCGGGCGAAAAGCTGCTGCGCACGGAAGCGCTCAACATCAAGGGCCGCGTGTTCCGTAAGGAAGGCCTCGGCAAGGACGTGACCGACAAATTCCTCGCCGGTCTGCCGGGCGTGCAGAAGGAAGGCTGCGACGGCCTGATCACGTCGGCGCGCTGGGTGCTGCACAAGATGCCGGCGCATACGCGCACGGTTTGCCTCGAATTCTTCGGTCAGGCCCGCGAAGCGATTCCGAGCATCGTCGAGATCAAAGACTATCTGTTCGAAACGTCGAAGCAGGGCGGCGCGATTCTCGCCGGCCTCGAGCATCTGGACGAACGCTATCTGCGCGCGGTCGGTTATGCCACCAAGTCCAAGCGCAACGCGTTTCCGAAGATGGTGCTGATCGGCGACATCGTCGGCGACGACGCGGACGCGGTGGCGCAAGCCACCTCGGAAGTCGTGCGCATGGCCAACGGCAAGAGCGGCGAGGGCTTCGTCGCGGTCAACGCCGAAGCGCGCAAGCGTTTCTGGCTCGACCGCAGCCGTACCGCCGCGATCGCCAAGCACACCAACGCGTTCAAGATCAACGAAGACGTGGTGATCCCGCTCGACCGCATGGGCGAGTACACCGACGGCATCGAACGCATCAATATCGAATTGTCGATCAAGAACAAGCTGCAACTGGTCGACGCGCTCGAAGCGTTCTTCAAGGGCGGCAAGCTGCCGCTCGGCAAGAGCGACGACGCCAACGAAATCCCGAGCGCGGAGTTGCTCGAAGATCGCGTGCAACAGGCGCTCGATCTGCTGAAGAAAGTGCGCGCGCGCTGGGAATTCCTGCGCGACAAGCTCGATCTGTCCTTGCGCGAGGCTCAGCACTATCTGGTCGGCCTCGGCTACGAAGCGCTGGCGGAGAAGTTTGCCGATCGCGTCGACGCGCAGCCGGATGCGACCGTGTTCCATATCACGCAGGACCGTACGGTGCGCGTGTCGTGGAAGGCGGAGATTCGGGCTGAGTTGCGTCAGATCTTCAACGGCGGCGAGTTCAAGCCAATCCTTGAAGAAGCTCAGGCAATCCACAAGCAGGTGCTGCGCGGTCGCGTGTTCGTCGCGCTGCACATGCACGCGGGCGACGGCAACGTCCACACGAACCTGCCGGTCAACTCCGACAACTACGAGATGCTGCAGGACGCCCACACGGCGGTTGCGCGCATCATGAAGCTGGCGCGTTCGCTCGACGGCGTGATTTCCGGCGAGCACGGCATCGGCATCACCAAGCTCGAGTTCCTGACCGACGACGAGATCGGTGAATTCCGCAAGTACAAGCAACGCGTCGATCCGCATGGCCGCTTCAACGCGGGCAAGCTGCTCGAAGGCGCCGACCTGCGCAACGCCTACACGCCGAGCTTCGGTCTGATGGGCTACGAATCGCTGATCATGCAGCAGTCCGACATCGGCGCAATTTCCGAGTCGATCAAGGACTGCTTGCGCTGCGGCAAGTGCAAGCCGGTGTGCGCGACCCACGTGCCGCGCGCGAACCTGCTGTACAGCCCGCGCAACAAGATTCTCGCCACCTCCTTGCTGGTCGAGGCGTTCCTGTACGAAGAGCAGACCCGCCGCGGCGTGTCGATCAAGCACTGGGACGAGTTCAACGACGTCGCCGATCACTGCACCGTCTGTCACAAATGCGTGACGCCGTGCCCGGTGAAGATCGACTTCGGCGATGTGACGATGAACATGCGCAACCTGCTGCGCAAGATGGGCAAGAAGAAGTTCAATCCGGGCAACGCGGCCGGCATGTTCTTCCTCAACGCGACCAATCCGCAGACCATCAACCTCGCGCGCACCGCGATGATGGGCATCGGTTACAAGGCGCAGCGCCTCGGCAACGACGTGCTGAAGAAGTTCGCGAAGAAGCAGACGGCGCACCCGCCGGCAACGGTCGGCAAGCCGCCGGTCACGCAGCAGGTGATCCACTTCATGAACAAGAAGATGCCGGGCAATCTGCCGAAGAAAACCGCGCGCGCGTTGCTCGATATCGAGGACAACAAGATTGTTCCGATCATCCGCAATCCGAAGACGACCACCGCCGATACGGAAGCGGTGTTCTACTTCCCGGGCTGCGGCTCGGAGCGGCTGTTCTCGCAAGTCGGTCTGGCCACGCAAGCCATGTTGTGGGAAGCGGGCGTGCAAACCGTGCTGCCACCGGGCTATCTGTGTTGCGGCTATCCGCAGCGCGGTTCAGGTCAGTTCGACAAGGCCGAGCAGATCGTCACGGATAACCGTGTGCTGTTCCACCGCGTCGCCAATACGCTGAACTACCTCGACATCAAGACCGTGGTGGTGTCGTGCGGCACGTGCTACGACCAGCTGGCCGGTTACGAATTCGAGAAGATCTTCCCGGGCTGCCGGATCATCGACATTCACGAGTTTCTGCTCGAGAAAGGCATCAAGCTCGAAGGCGTGAACGGCGTGCGCTACATGTACCACGACCCGTGCCACTCGCCGATCAAGACGATGGACCCGGTCAAGCTCGTCAATCAGCTGATGGGGTCCGAGAAGGACGGCTACAAGATCGAGAAGAACGATCGCTGCTGTGGCGAATCCGGCACACTCGCGGTGACGCGCCCGGACATTTCGACGCAAGTCCGTTTCCGCAAGGAAGAGGAAATGCGCAAGGGCGCCGCGAAGCTGCGTGGCATTCCCCTCGTAGCCGAGGCGGGTGCGAATGGGATCAATGCGGCGAATGCGTCGGCCGGCGCGGCGGGTGCGCCGAACGGCTCCGTGCTCAAGGCGGGCGACGGGCCGCAACCGAACGGCACCACCGACGTGAAGATCCTGACGAGCTGCCCGTCCTGCCTGCAAGGCCTGTCGCGCTACAACGAAGACGCGGGCACCGAGGCGGACTACATCGTCGTCGAGATGGCACGTCACGTGCTGGGTGAAGACTGGATGGCGGATTACGTCCAGCGGGCGAACAATGGCGGAATCGAGCGCGTGCTGGTTTAATGGCACGACTGACGATTTTTGCCTGAGGACGACGATGGACTGCGTTTTTTGCCGTGAAGATGGCGGTGATGTGCTGTGGCAGGACGACACCCTGCGTGTCGTCCTTGCCGACGAACACGACTACCCGGGCTTTTGCCGGGTGATCTGGAACGGGCATGTCGCTGAGTTTTCCGATCTCGCCGAGACCGACCGCGATCGCGTGATGCAGGCCGTGTACGCGGTCGAGCGGGCGATCCGGCGCATTCTTCAGCCGGTGAAGGTCAACCTGGCGAGCCTCGGTAACCAGGTGCCGCACGTGCATTGGCATGTGATTCCGCGTTTTTCGAACGACGCTCATTTCCCGCTGCCGATCTGGGCGCCGCGCCAACGCACGGTGTCCGAGGCCATGCTGTCGTCGCGCCGCGCGCAAGCCACCCTGCTGCGCGAAGCGGTGCGGCAAGAAATCGAACAGGCGTTTGGCTGAGCGCCCGGAACTGCCGCCTCGTGCGAGACCCTCAGCGGGCCATCCCCAAAGGGGCGTCCGCGGGGCCAAAGCCTTGCGGCGGCACGGCGTCTTCTTTATGAGGTCAACATGAGTGGACTGACTCCCGATACCCCGGTGCCGACGGGCGTGGTCGTGCATTCCAAATCCCGCGTGCTCGAATTGCAGTACGCAAACGGCGAAACGTATCGCCTGCCGTTCGAACTGCTGCGCGTGTATTCGCCGTCGGCGGAAGTGATGGGCCACGGGCCCGGCCAGGAGACGCTGCAAACCGGCAAGCGCGACGTCACGATCACGATGATCGAAGGCGTCGGCAACTATGCGGTGCAGCCGACTTTCTCCGACGGGCACGCCACCGGCATCTATTCGTGGGATCTGCTGTACGACATGGCCGTCCGCCAGGATGAACTCTGGCGCGACTATTTCGCCAAGCTGGAAG includes the following:
- a CDS encoding DUF3683 domain-containing protein; amino-acid sequence: MNAPQVFDPHGAAVAVAADPEARLREIPYNYTSFSDREIVIRLLGDEAWAALAELRAERRTGRSARMLYEVLGDIWVVRRNPYLQDDLLDNPKRRALLIEALHHRLSEIEKRRRADLVEHGDEAGVDRAARVETLVAAARRAVDDFESEFQKTFDLRRRANKVLGRVTEKDNIKFDGLSRVSHVTDATDWRVEYPFVVLTPDTEAEIAGMIKACFELGLTVIPRGGGTGYTGGAVPLTPFSAVINTEKLEQLGAVELTELPGVDRKVPTIFSGAGVVTRRVTEAAEQAGYVFAVDPTSLDASCVGGNVAMNAGGKKAVLWGTALDNLAWWRMVDPEGNWLEVTRLDHNLGKIHDIEVARFELKWFDGSHAPGEKLLRTEALNIKGRVFRKEGLGKDVTDKFLAGLPGVQKEGCDGLITSARWVLHKMPAHTRTVCLEFFGQAREAIPSIVEIKDYLFETSKQGGAILAGLEHLDERYLRAVGYATKSKRNAFPKMVLIGDIVGDDADAVAQATSEVVRMANGKSGEGFVAVNAEARKRFWLDRSRTAAIAKHTNAFKINEDVVIPLDRMGEYTDGIERINIELSIKNKLQLVDALEAFFKGGKLPLGKSDDANEIPSAELLEDRVQQALDLLKKVRARWEFLRDKLDLSLREAQHYLVGLGYEALAEKFADRVDAQPDATVFHITQDRTVRVSWKAEIRAELRQIFNGGEFKPILEEAQAIHKQVLRGRVFVALHMHAGDGNVHTNLPVNSDNYEMLQDAHTAVARIMKLARSLDGVISGEHGIGITKLEFLTDDEIGEFRKYKQRVDPHGRFNAGKLLEGADLRNAYTPSFGLMGYESLIMQQSDIGAISESIKDCLRCGKCKPVCATHVPRANLLYSPRNKILATSLLVEAFLYEEQTRRGVSIKHWDEFNDVADHCTVCHKCVTPCPVKIDFGDVTMNMRNLLRKMGKKKFNPGNAAGMFFLNATNPQTINLARTAMMGIGYKAQRLGNDVLKKFAKKQTAHPPATVGKPPVTQQVIHFMNKKMPGNLPKKTARALLDIEDNKIVPIIRNPKTTTADTEAVFYFPGCGSERLFSQVGLATQAMLWEAGVQTVLPPGYLCCGYPQRGSGQFDKAEQIVTDNRVLFHRVANTLNYLDIKTVVVSCGTCYDQLAGYEFEKIFPGCRIIDIHEFLLEKGIKLEGVNGVRYMYHDPCHSPIKTMDPVKLVNQLMGSEKDGYKIEKNDRCCGESGTLAVTRPDISTQVRFRKEEEMRKGAAKLRGIPLVAEAGANGINAANASAGAAGAPNGSVLKAGDGPQPNGTTDVKILTSCPSCLQGLSRYNEDAGTEADYIVVEMARHVLGEDWMADYVQRANNGGIERVLV
- a CDS encoding HIT family protein, whose translation is MDCVFCREDGGDVLWQDDTLRVVLADEHDYPGFCRVIWNGHVAEFSDLAETDRDRVMQAVYAVERAIRRILQPVKVNLASLGNQVPHVHWHVIPRFSNDAHFPLPIWAPRQRTVSEAMLSSRRAQATLLREAVRQEIEQAFG
- a CDS encoding gamma-butyrobetaine hydroxylase-like domain-containing protein, whose product is MSGLTPDTPVPTGVVVHSKSRVLELQYANGETYRLPFELLRVYSPSAEVMGHGPGQETLQTGKRDVTITMIEGVGNYAVQPTFSDGHATGIYSWDLLYDMAVRQDELWRDYFAKLEAASVDRDAPMTPAGAAHGHCH